In Micromonospora inyonensis, the genomic window GCGATGTTCACCGCCAGTCACAATCCGGCCCGGTACAACGGCATCAAGATGTGCCGGGCCGGTGCGCGGCCGATCGGGCAGGACAGCGGGCTGGCCGAGATCCGCGACCGCGCCCAGGCCCTGCTTGAGAAGGGCGAGGCCGCCCCGACGGGGGAGCCGACCCCGCCGGCGCGGCAGCGCGACCTGCGTCCGGAGTACGCCGCCCACCTGCGCGGCCTGGTCGACCTCGCCGGGATCCGGCCGCTCAAGGTGGTGGTCGACGCCGGCAACGGGATGGGCGGGCACACCGTGCCGAGCGTGCTCGGCGACGCCGTCCTCCCGGCCCTGCCGCTGGAGATCGTCCCGCTCTACTTCGAGCTGGACGGCACCTTCCCCCACCACGAGGCGAACCCGCTGGACCCGGCGAACCTGGTCGACCTCCAGCGCGCGGTCGTCGCGCACGGAGCCGACGTCGGGCTGGCCTTCGACGGGGACGCCGACCGCTGCTTCGCGGTGGACGAGCGGGGCGAGCCGGTCTCCCCGTCCGCGATCACCGCGCTGGTGGCCGCGCGCGAGCTGGCCAAGCACCCCGGCGCGACGGTCATCCACGGCCTGATCACCTCCCGCGCGGTGCCCGAGATCATCCGGGAGCACGGCGGCAACCCGGTGGTGGCCCGGGTCGGCCACTCCTTCATCAAGGCGGAGATGGCCCGCACCAACGCGGTCTTCGGCGGCGAGCACTCCGCCCACTACTACTTCCGGGACTTCTGGTTCGCCGACACCGGCATGCTCGCCGCCATGCACCTGCTGGCCGCCCTCGGTGAGCAGGACCGTCCCCTCTCCGAGCTGGCCGCCGGGTACGAGCGCTACGTCGCCTCCGGTGAGATCAACTCGACCGTCGCCGACCAGGCCGGGAAGGTCGCCCAGGTGCGGGCCGCGTACCCGGAGGCGGAGGTCGACACGATGGACGGGTTGACCCTGCGCTTCCCCGACGGGGCCTGGTTCAACCTGCGCGCCTCGAACACCGAGCCGCTGCTGCGGCTCAACGTCGAGGCACCCACCCGGGACCGGATGGCCGCACTCCGTGACGAGGTGCTCGAACGGGTTCGCCGATAAGATCGCGTGCGCCGGTCGGCGGGACCGACCGGTGAGACCACATACGTGGAAGGAGCCGCGCCGTGGCCCTGGATCCGCAGTTGTTGGAGATCCTCGCCTGTCCGGACACGCACCACGCCCCACTCGACTACGACCCGCAGGCGCAGACGCTGACCTGCACCGAGTGCCACCGGATCTTCGAGGTGCGGGACGAC contains:
- a CDS encoding phosphomannomutase/phosphoglucomutase, whose protein sequence is MSDLSQIVKAYDVRGTVPDQWDERAAEALGAAFTHLLNTTGEPGDQVVVGHDMRATSPGLAAAFGAGVRAEGRSVVEIGLASTDMLYYASGALGLPGAMFTASHNPARYNGIKMCRAGARPIGQDSGLAEIRDRAQALLEKGEAAPTGEPTPPARQRDLRPEYAAHLRGLVDLAGIRPLKVVVDAGNGMGGHTVPSVLGDAVLPALPLEIVPLYFELDGTFPHHEANPLDPANLVDLQRAVVAHGADVGLAFDGDADRCFAVDERGEPVSPSAITALVAARELAKHPGATVIHGLITSRAVPEIIREHGGNPVVARVGHSFIKAEMARTNAVFGGEHSAHYYFRDFWFADTGMLAAMHLLAALGEQDRPLSELAAGYERYVASGEINSTVADQAGKVAQVRAAYPEAEVDTMDGLTLRFPDGAWFNLRASNTEPLLRLNVEAPTRDRMAALRDEVLERVRR
- a CDS encoding Trm112 family protein, which produces MALDPQLLEILACPDTHHAPLDYDPQAQTLTCTECHRIFEVRDDVPVLLLDEARPGRQS